A window of Synergistales bacterium genomic DNA:
CGGGAACCCAGATATGCGGGGTAGCCCTCCTCCCCCGGCATCTCTTCCATCCGCCCGGCGATCTCCCGGAGCGCCTCGGCCCAGCGTGACGTCGAATCGGCCATGATCGCCACATCCCTGCCGAGATCACGGAAATACTCCGCGATGGTCATGCCGAGATAGATACTCGCCTCCCGGGCGGCCACCGGCATGTTGGAGGTGTTGGCGATCAGCACCATGCGTTCCATCAGGGAACGCCCCGTATGGGGGTCCTCCAGCTCGGGGAACTCCTCCAGGACCTCGGTCATCTCGTTCCCACGCTCACCGCATCCGATATAGACAATGATGTCCGCATCGCACCACTTGGCAAGCGACTGCTGGGTCACCGTCTTCCCGGTGCCGAAACTCCCCGGGACAACGGCCGCTCCTCCCTTGGCTACAGGAAAGAGGGTGTCGATCACCCGCTGCCCGGTCACCAGGGGGGTCTGCAGATGCAGCCGCTCCGCTGCAGGTCGGGGCTCGCGTACCGGCCAGGTCGTGGAAAGGGAAAGCGATGTGTCGTCAACCGTAACGACTGTCTCCGTCACCCCAAGCTCCGCCTGGGGGGCGATCCACCGCACCTCCCCCGGCTTCACCCGAGGCGGGATATGGATAGGGTGCGTCCCCGCTCCCTCCTGCACCTCTCCGATACAGTCGCCGGGTTCCGCCGCATCACCTGCGTTGACCCGGGGCATAAAGGGAAAGCTCTCCCGGGAACTGATGCTCTCCAGGTGTTCGCCGCGGGGGATGAAGACGCCCTTTTCGCCCAGCGTGGCCAGCGGCCGGCCGATGCCGTCCAGGACCTTTCCAAGCAGTCCGGGGCCGAGCCTCACGGTGAGCAGCCCTCCGCTGAACAGCACCCGCTCGCCAACCGTCACCCCATCGGTGTTTTCGTATACCTGGATATCCACCTCGTCGCCGCGTATCCGGACGACCTCACCCATCAGCTGCGCGTCACCTACATAGGCGACCTCGTACATCCGCACCGGGCCGGCCGCCTTGCCGCGCACCACAGGTCCGGAGACCGCGCGGACAGATCCGATATGCTCCATAGCGTACCCCTTATTCCTCCACGTTCTGCCTGTATATATCCGGGAAGGGAATCCAGCTCGGCGCCGCGAGCGATTCGATACGCCGCTTCCACAGGGCGGGCACCCGCTCGTACCAACCGGCTTCCACAATGACCAGTGCTACATCGGAAGCGGTCAGCTCGTTCCAGAGAGAGGGGAGATCCGCAGGGTCTTCGCAGAGTTTCGGCTCGAAACCCTTGATCGCCCACAGATCGGTGAAGATTTTTCTCCCCGCCACCAATGCTCGGGTGCGCTCCTCATGCATTGCCCGGATTCCTCCCTACGGGGACAAGAAGGGCCCGTATCTGCTCTTCGGTGTGTCCCATGACGATACCCACGGCAATGGTTGAGAGATTCTGCCACTCCACAAGCTGCCTCGCCACAAAGCCGATCAGCACGTCGATACCCAGCGGGTCACCCCGGAAGCAGGTTATCTGCCAGCGCCAGAAGGCCACCTGCATCCGCCGCTGGAATACGGGAGCCGGAGGGTTGTCGTCGGTACGCACCTTGTTCCATGCCGTTCCCGCGATGAGCGACTGCACGTCATCGAACCGCCGCAGCCTCTCGGGGGGAAGGCTCTCCCCGCCGGGGAGGAACCGCTCTTCCGTCAGTTCTTCTCCGGATGTGACAGCACGGAGCCAGATACCGGTATTCCAGAGATCAACAAGGCGCCCCAGATAGCCGGCCACCAACTCGCCGTTGCGCGAGGGATATGCTTCCACCCTTTGCAGCAGGAACGCAAGGATACCTCTGAGCAACCGCCGCTCCGCCTGCACCAGCGTCCGGTGTCTCAGCAATTCGCGCACGGCGTCGCCCAGGGCATCGGTGAGGGGGGTCCCAAGTCCTCGGCAACGCTCTTCGAGTTCCACCTGGTCATCGCTCTTCCACAGATCCCGGCACACCTCTTCGGACACCAGCCCGTACTGCATCCAGAGCGGTGCCTCCCGCTGACCGGAGCGCGGTACGGAAAAGGTGCGCAACAGCAGGCGCAGATTGTGGATATCAGCCCGCGCGAAGAGGACATCGAGCAGCTGCCGGGGCTCCCCATCGGCGATTCTGCGGATCAGCTGAAAGGTATCGGCGGTTCCCAGGGCCAGGGCGAGCTCTATACGGCGCAGAGACGATGCCTCCCGGCTCACCAGCTCTGTTCGGAAGGCTTCACCGTAACGGCTCTCCAGCAGGGAAACCTCGAACTGCCGCAACCCGAAACCGGAAAACCGCCGGAACGCGCTGTCATCCAGAAAGCCGCTCGACCGACCGCGAAGGATGGCGTTCATATACCCGTAGTTCTCGGGAAAACCGGTCCACCTCCTGCAGGTACGGCTCAACGCACTGCCCAAGCTGCTCCAGAAGCTCCGGTCCGAGCTGTCGCCAACGTGTGGCCAGTCTGTTGTCGATGATACGCGTCTCTGTCTCCGCGTCGAAAACAAGGCAACCTCCCCAGGGGTGATCGATCTCTTCCCGCACCGTCTCCACCTCGTCGAATTCCTGCTGCAGCGCGGACAGACCAGGGGGAACCCCGGCGATACAAGGGGTCCGGAGGGCATCCACCGCCTCCCGAAGCAGCGCCCGGTGCAGTGCGTACCACGATGCCGGGGACGCTTTCACAGAAAGGAGCTTCGCTTCGACAGTGCGGCTCACCGTGTCCTGAAGGGTACGCGCCTGCTCTGCCACCTCTTCGCGATAGCGTTGCAGCAAAAACCGCTTGACCTTCAGTAACCGCCGCTGCCGCTCCTCTGCAATCTCTCTCCGCCCGCTCTCAATCTCCCCTTCCACGAGACGGCGGCGCTCCGCGATCCGGTCGGAGAGGCGCTCCTCCATTGCGCGGCGCTGCGTTTCGTACCGTTTTTCATATTCCTGGCGGAGCGCTTCAAGAAACTGGCGGAACTGCCCGTCCGTTCTCTCCTCTTCGCTCATGGTTCACCTCCAACCGAAGAGACAGCCTCTAGGCAAACCGAAGAATCAACATGATGGCGACCACAAAGCCGAGGATAACCATTGTCTCCGGAATCGCCTCGAGAACTACCATGACACCGGCGGTTTCGGGTTTCTCCGCTACAGTGCCCGCTCCGGTGCTTCCGATCTTGGCCTGGGCATAGGCTGTCGCCAGCGCCGGAATCCCGACAGCAAGGGCCGCCGCAAATGCAATGAGGGCTTTTTCCATCACTGTTTCCTCCTTTTGGAAAATGGTTTGTAGGCTGTTCCTCCGGTTGAATAGAACTTGCCGAAGAATTCAACATAGTGCAAACGGGCGGAGTGCAGTCCGGAACCCGCCAGGGCGAGGACAAAGTTGAGAAGATGGAGGACCACCGCCAGGAAGAGACCCAGCAGGGAGATGCCGAGAACATCGACAAAGGTGGAAGCCACCATGGCGAGGATCGCCGAGGAAAGGCCTATGGCGGCAATCCGGACATAGCTGAGCACGTTGCCGACGGCCCCGAGCATCTCCACGACACCGCCGACACCCCCGGCTACGGTGAGCAGCACAAACCCCACGATCACAAAGGAGAGCGCCACGCTGAAGAGCCCCGGGGGAAGCCATCCCTTGATCACCACGAGCAACGCGATCAGGCCGAGGAAGATCAGCAGATCGGCAAGTTTCTCCAGCCAGTGGGACCGTTCTCCGAAACGGATCCCCTCCACGACGCCGAGGAGCAGTCCAAGCAGGATGTGTCCCAGGCCCAGCACAATGGTGAAGATCATCACAGGCATAACGGCGTGGGCCCGTTCCACCCAGAGCGGATGAAGCCCCAGCAGCCTGTGGCCCAGATCGCCGAAGAGCTCGCCGTACAGGAAGCCCCAGAAAACGCTCCAGGCGGCGATATGCATGAGAATGACACCGATCTCGGGGACATAGCGCCTTCGGGTTCCTTTTTTCCGCAAGAGCGCTCCGATGACGCCGATGATCGCCCCATACCCGGCGTCACCCACCATACAACCGGAAAAGAAGGGAAAGAAGATCCCCATGAGGATCGTCGGGTCGACGCCCATGTACCGGGGCGAAGGCAGGAGTCGCAAAAAGAGTTCGAAGGGTCTGAAGGGAGCCGGATTGATCAGCGCCACCGGCACCTCATGCCATTCGTCGCTCTCCGGATGCCGCCAGTAGATAAAGAGCTCATCCTGAAAGCGGCATTTCAACGCTTTTGTGGCTTCTTCAAGGTGATCCTCGGGGATCCAGCCTTCCAGCTGGAACATGCCCCCCTCGGGGACAATGGTGTCCTCCAGTCGGGCCGCCTCCGCCTGCTCCTCCGTAAGGATATAGAGTGCCCCAAGGCGCGGTCCCCATTCCCGGCGGGTCTTGTCCAGCTCTCCTTCCACTTCCTTGAGCCGTTTGGGAACCCAGTCCATGCCCTTTTCCACAGCCTGGATGGAATCGAAGACATGGCGTTTCTCGAAGGCATGCGGAGGACGCCAGGCCACCGCATCCTCCTCCCTCATCACCTCTTCGACCTCGCCCCTGGCCTCACGGGGGACACTGAGCGAAAGCAGGACATTCTCACCCGACACCGCCGCCTTATGGTAGCGCACCGATGCCCTTTCTCCCCGTTTGGACCCCTCGCGCTGGACTGCGCTGCGCAAGCGGGGCAGCAGCGTCTTCACCCGGGACGAGCCGACCCACCACAACGAGAGGTCACGTCCCTCGGTGCGCTCCTCCTGGAAAAAAGGGAGGACGTGTACCACATTGTGGTGGACCTGCCGCAGGGTCTGCAGCGTCCGCTGCAGGGAATCGCGCTCCTCCAGCAGCTCCGAGAGACGTTCCCGGAAGGACTCCAGGCTCCGTTCAAGCTCCCGGGCCGCCCCTGCACCCAGGGAACCGATCCGTGCCTCCACCCGTCTGAGATAGTCGTCGCTCAAGGAATCCCAGTCGTCCCAGGAGAGGGCTTCCAGCATGCCCCGGATCCTCGCGGAAAGCAACACCAGACGGTGGCTCTCCTCGCGGGAGATCACCTCGGCCGGGGCCAGCTCCGTATGGAGTACACCCAATTCGTGGAGCTGATCCACCAGCTCTCCTTTGATACTCGTTACGCCCCACAGGGAGAGGCGCAGCATACGCCGGATCACGAGCTCCCGTCGCTCCCTTCGTACTCCGGAAGAAGACGGGTGAGCATGTTACGGGAGATGTCGTCGACACCACAGAGGCCGGCGACACTCTCCCTGGTTTCCTCCAGTTTCCTCTGGAGTTGTGCCTCGAGGCGCGCGCGCTCCTCCTCGATCCCCCGCTCCATATGAGCGTGTTCTTCCCTGAGCTCCCGGTAGGTGTTGCGGGTCATCTCTTCCAAACGCTCCATGCCCTGGGCTTCCTCCCGCTCAAGCTCTTCCAGGCGCCTCTGGTGGATACCCTCGAGACGCTTCCGTTCCTGTTCCAGCTCCCGCTGGATGGACGTTTCCTGCTCCGCGGCAGTGGGTTCCACTCCCTGTCTATCTTTCATTGAAAACCTCAGCCTCCATCATAAATTCGCAGAAGGCCCCACGGTCGATCACGCCGGCAAGGCGGTGTCCGTCCTCCACAACAGGGAGACGCTTGATGCGCTTGCGCAGCATCAGGTCGGCCACGGTCATCAGACTGGTCTGGGGGTGGACATAGATGGGATCAGAGGTCATGAATTCCTCCACCAGCCTTCCACCAAGCATCTTGAGGCGATCGAGGAGATTCCCCTCCGAATCGTCGAGGAAGGAGCTCTGCGCAAGCACCTCAAGGTAGGTGGGCACCGATGCGTGGAGGATATCGCTCTCCGAGATGAACCCCGCCAGAATCCAGTTGTGGCGGACCACCGGCACACCGCCGATTCTCTGGGTATAAAAAACACGGACCGCGTCAATGATCAGGTCATCAACCGCAAGGGCCGTGAGGTCGCGCATCATCAATTGGGAAGCAGTGGTGTTCACGTTTTCCCTCCGCCCTTATGTAGGATTCCGATTCGCGTCGCCAGCACAGCCAGAACAAACAGGGGAAGCCGGCTCATCCGTCTCCACCGCCAGGGCTCCTGGAATAACCGGTAGAGCCACTCGCAGCCGAGCTTCTGCCACATCGCCGGCGCCCGCCGCAGCTTTCCGGAGATAACATCGAAACTCCCCCCTACTCCCATACCAACCATATCTCCCAGTTCGTCGATATGCCGGTACAACCAGATATCCTGCCAGGGCACCCCCAGGGCCACAAAGAGGATGTCGGCCCGGGAGTCCCGGATTCGCTCCACAACCTCGTCGTTCTGCTCACTGGGAAAGTATCCGTTGTAGGTACCCGCCACAGCGAGCCCCGGATAGCGTTCCTGAAGGCGCTCCCCCGTCGTTTCGGCGATGCCCGGCTCGCCTCCGAGGAGGAACACCGACCACCCTTCCGTGGCGGCGATACGGCAGAGGCGATCCATAAACTCGACACCGGCGATACGTTCGTGCAGGATATACCGGAAGGCGCGGAGCGCCCACACCAGACCCATCCCGTCGGGGAGGGAGAGGTCGGCGCTCTGGAAGACCCGCCGCAGCCGTCTGTCCTGGAGACAGGCGTACACCGCCAGGGCATTGGGGGTGACGATGCGGCGAGGGCCCCGTTCCCCGGCGTTGAGCCAGGAACGCACCTTGGCGAGGGCATACTGTACGGAGACGTTGTCGATGGGCACCCCCCAGATCACCGGACGGCGCGGACAGAGAGGAGGGCTGGTCTGGGTCTTCAGATGGAGCAGATAGGCGCCCGAGGCGGCCAGAGAGCTGCCGGCCACCAACAGCCCCTGGGCATCCGGGCGGAGCTGGAGCGCCGCCGCGGCTAAGCCGAGAGCGCCACAGAACAGCGCCACCGCCCGTACGGCGGCGGGATGGTCCACCCCTTTCCCGAGAAGATGACGGTAGAGGCAGAGCGTGCCGTCCCTCCTGCCCGGGAGGGCCCGGCTGATGGCATTCAGGGAGGTCTCGAGGAAGGGGAGTGCGAAGAGCCCCACCGGAAGCAGAAAGATGGTGGTGAACGCCACGCTCTTACTGACGCCGAGCATGGAGGTGCCCGCCAGCAGGGTTCCCCAGAGCGCCGAGAGAGGTTGCCCGAGACGCCTGAACATGTGACCGTGCCGGCTCCAGAAGACCGCCAGCAGGATGAGCCCGCTGACGCTCAGCAGGAGCGAGCCGCCGAAGCCCTGCATGGAAAAGAGGGTCACGCCGACCAGAAGAAGCCATGTCATGGCAAGCAGATGCGCCGCCATCCCCGAGATCTGGTCGAGTTCCTGGACGAGCAGCGGGAAGAGGCCGCCCCAGAGCGCGGTGACCAGCATGGAGGCCCAGGGGGAAAGGTAGAGGTATTCGCCGCCGGGAAGCCCGATGAAGGAGATCCGGGGCCCAAGGACGGCAAAGAGGAGGCCGATGACAAGATAGAGAAAACGGATGTTGGCCCTGGAAAACCGCTGCACCAGACCGATCAGCGTGGCCACCACCGCAATGGCGACGACATGGCGTGCGTCGCCGCTGGTGGACCAGAATCCGATGATACACCATGCCCCCAGCAGCAGCAGATCCCGCATGTAATCGAGCTGGTCCTGCTGCAGGTGCCGGCGGAGCATCTTCTGGACCACCAGGCACGCCAGCGCCACAGAGAGACTGATTGAAAGACCCGCCAGTAGTGTTATGTCAGAGAACATGCCTTCCCTCCATGAAAGATCCGCTCCATCCGGCAGGGCACCACGTTACAGCCACAACAGATGAAGAAAACGTGTAGGATACGTTTCCGTCAGAAGCATTGTACCATGGAACCCTGCCTGTTCCACGTTTTTCCTCGAGTGCCGGAGCGGCGGGACCCCTCTAGGCCGGGGCGGAAAGGACGCTAACGCCGCCCATATAGGGAACAAGCGCCTCGGGGAGATGCACATTCCCCTCCCGGTCCTGCCTGTTTTCGAGGATCGCGATGAGACACCGCCCTATGGCGATCCCGGAGCCGTTCAGGGTGTGGACGTAGCGGGGCTTGCCGCCGCCCTTCGGTCGGTATCGGGCGTTCATCCGACGGGCCTGGAAATCCTCGCAATTACTGCAGGAGCTGATCTCCCTGTACCGCTCCTGCGAGGGGAGCCAC
This region includes:
- a CDS encoding V-type ATPase subunit translates to MNAILRGRSSGFLDDSAFRRFSGFGLRQFEVSLLESRYGEAFRTELVSREASSLRRIELALALGTADTFQLIRRIADGEPRQLLDVLFARADIHNLRLLLRTFSVPRSGQREAPLWMQYGLVSEEVCRDLWKSDDQVELEERCRGLGTPLTDALGDAVRELLRHRTLVQAERRLLRGILAFLLQRVEAYPSRNGELVAGYLGRLVDLWNTGIWLRAVTSGEELTEERFLPGGESLPPERLRRFDDVQSLIAGTAWNKVRTDDNPPAPVFQRRMQVAFWRWQITCFRGDPLGIDVLIGFVARQLVEWQNLSTIAVGIVMGHTEEQIRALLVPVGRNPGNA
- a CDS encoding ATPase; this encodes MIRRMLRLSLWGVTSIKGELVDQLHELGVLHTELAPAEVISREESHRLVLLSARIRGMLEALSWDDWDSLSDDYLRRVEARIGSLGAGAARELERSLESFRERLSELLEERDSLQRTLQTLRQVHHNVVHVLPFFQEERTEGRDLSLWWVGSSRVKTLLPRLRSAVQREGSKRGERASVRYHKAAVSGENVLLSLSVPREARGEVEEVMREEDAVAWRPPHAFEKRHVFDSIQAVEKGMDWVPKRLKEVEGELDKTRREWGPRLGALYILTEEQAEAARLEDTIVPEGGMFQLEGWIPEDHLEEATKALKCRFQDELFIYWRHPESDEWHEVPVALINPAPFRPFELFLRLLPSPRYMGVDPTILMGIFFPFFSGCMVGDAGYGAIIGVIGALLRKKGTRRRYVPEIGVILMHIAAWSVFWGFLYGELFGDLGHRLLGLHPLWVERAHAVMPVMIFTIVLGLGHILLGLLLGVVEGIRFGERSHWLEKLADLLIFLGLIALLVVIKGWLPPGLFSVALSFVIVGFVLLTVAGGVGGVVEMLGAVGNVLSYVRIAAIGLSSAILAMVASTFVDVLGISLLGLFLAVVLHLLNFVLALAGSGLHSARLHYVEFFGKFYSTGGTAYKPFSKRRKQ
- a CDS encoding V-type ATP synthase subunit A, with the protein product MEHIGSVRAVSGPVVRGKAAGPVRMYEVAYVGDAQLMGEVVRIRGDEVDIQVYENTDGVTVGERVLFSGGLLTVRLGPGLLGKVLDGIGRPLATLGEKGVFIPRGEHLESISSRESFPFMPRVNAGDAAEPGDCIGEVQEGAGTHPIHIPPRVKPGEVRWIAPQAELGVTETVVTVDDTSLSLSTTWPVREPRPAAERLHLQTPLVTGQRVIDTLFPVAKGGAAVVPGSFGTGKTVTQQSLAKWCDADIIVYIGCGERGNEMTEVLEEFPELEDPHTGRSLMERMVLIANTSNMPVAAREASIYLGMTIAEYFRDLGRDVAIMADSTSRWAEALREIAGRMEEMPGEEGYPAYLGSRLAQYYERAGRVRCLGSPEREGSITVINAVSPPGGDFSEPVTQASLRLSGAFWALDKSLAQQRHFPSINWRSSYSLFEEDLRGYYDHNMESGWREQKSFLRTTLNREKELLDLVQLVGRDGLSESDKWVLHLSELLRSIFLQQNAFEMSDAYCSPRKQQLWLSFFMELHRTVEHRIGEGLLFEQVPAGEMRREFLRFRELDAARLESVSANWLEEFRQQLQETEVIPS
- a CDS encoding WecB/TagA/CpsF family glycosyltransferase; translation: MFSDITLLAGLSISLSVALACLVVQKMLRRHLQQDQLDYMRDLLLLGAWCIIGFWSTSGDARHVVAIAVVATLIGLVQRFSRANIRFLYLVIGLLFAVLGPRISFIGLPGGEYLYLSPWASMLVTALWGGLFPLLVQELDQISGMAAHLLAMTWLLLVGVTLFSMQGFGGSLLLSVSGLILLAVFWSRHGHMFRRLGQPLSALWGTLLAGTSMLGVSKSVAFTTIFLLPVGLFALPFLETSLNAISRALPGRRDGTLCLYRHLLGKGVDHPAAVRAVALFCGALGLAAAALQLRPDAQGLLVAGSSLAASGAYLLHLKTQTSPPLCPRRPVIWGVPIDNVSVQYALAKVRSWLNAGERGPRRIVTPNALAVYACLQDRRLRRVFQSADLSLPDGMGLVWALRAFRYILHERIAGVEFMDRLCRIAATEGWSVFLLGGEPGIAETTGERLQERYPGLAVAGTYNGYFPSEQNDEVVERIRDSRADILFVALGVPWQDIWLYRHIDELGDMVGMGVGGSFDVISGKLRRAPAMWQKLGCEWLYRLFQEPWRWRRMSRLPLFVLAVLATRIGILHKGGGKT
- a CDS encoding CBS domain-containing protein gives rise to the protein MNTTASQLMMRDLTALAVDDLIIDAVRVFYTQRIGGVPVVRHNWILAGFISESDILHASVPTYLEVLAQSSFLDDSEGNLLDRLKMLGGRLVEEFMTSDPIYVHPQTSLMTVADLMLRKRIKRLPVVEDGHRLAGVIDRGAFCEFMMEAEVFNER
- a CDS encoding ATPase, which encodes MEKALIAFAAALAVGIPALATAYAQAKIGSTGAGTVAEKPETAGVMVVLEAIPETMVILGFVVAIMLILRFA